A region of the Muricauda sp. MAR_2010_75 genome:
ACAGCTTGGCCACCCAATACCTATCGTGAAGGGTATTTGGACAAACAAATTGGTGCCCTTGAGGGGCAAACTCGATTGGCTCGGGTTCTAGTTAAAGTCCAAGACCCCTTATCCACCACAAAAGCCATGGAGAATCAACCAAAACTAATGATAGGAACCTTTGTTGAAGTCCATATTCAGGCTAACCCTGTTGAAAATGTAGTACGTCTGAACCGGGATTTTGTTCGAAGCAATGAAACCGTATGGGTCATGAAAGATGCTAAGTTGGAAATTCGTGATGTTGAAATTGTATTGACCGATGATACACATTCCTACATCAGTGAAGGTTTGAACAAAGGTGAAATGATTGTGACCACGAACCTCAGTACCGTAACGGATGGCATTGATCTCCGTACCAAAAGCAATGAACCCACCACTCAAACACAGGAATAGGATGAAGGAGGAGAATAAAGACAACAAAAAATCGCCGAGAAAGGAAGGTGCCATAGCCTATATGGCCCGTAATTCAATTGCCACCAATTTATTGATGCTGTTGTTGATTGGTGGTGGTCTGTTTACCATGTATACCATTCAAAAAGAGGTGTTCCCTGAATTTCAGTTGGATTTTGTGGAGGTTTCAGTGGCCTACCCTGGGGCATCTCCTGCCGAGGTGGAACAAGGAGTACTCCAACCTGTTGAAGAAGCGGTTCGTGGGGTGCAGGGCATCAAGGAAATTGTCTCTCAGGCCAATGAAGGATCCGGAGAGGTCAGCATAGAATTGGTTGCTGGCACTGAACGCATGAAAGCATTTCAGGACATTGATCAGGCCATAAACCGTATCCGCACCTTTCCGGATGATATTGAACGGCCCGAAGTTAGCCTGCGTTCCCGGCAACGGGATGTTCTCCAAATTGGTATCTATGGGGATGCCGATATCTGGACCTTGCGCCAAATCGCGGAACGTTTACGTACCATTTTGCTTAGTAATCCCGAAATCACCCAAGTGGAACTTAACAATGTTCCCGACTTTGAGACCCGTGTTGAAATCCCAAGAAATAACCTGCAAAAATACAACCTGACACTGGGCCAAGTGGCCGACATCATCCAACAGAGCAGTAACGATGTCCCTGCCGGTGCCGTTCAGACCCAAAGTGGTGAAATTCTCCTGCGCATGCAGGAACGAAAACAATGGGCGGAAGAATTTGGAAATATCACCATAGTGTCATCGCCATCAGGGGCTAAAGTGTACTTAAAAGACATTGCCACAATTACCGATGGTTTTGAAGAAACTGGATTTCATGGTCAATTCAACCAATCCAATTATGTGGAACTTCAAATTTTCCGGATTGGTGACCAATCACCCTTGGAAATTGCCAAGGTGGTGGAAAACATTTTAAAGGATTACCAACTGCCACCGGGAATCAACTTCCGTACCGATAGCAACCGCGCAGCAGATTATCAAGAACGTTTGTCGCTACTCACTGAAAATGGAATCCTCGCCATCGTCATTGTATTGATCATTCTGACATTGTTCTTAGAATATCGATTGGCCTTTTGGGTCATGATCGGTATGACCATTTCCTTTATTGGTGGGATGATCATTCTACCCTTAATCGGAGTAAGTGTAAACATGATTTCCATGTTTGGGTTTTTGGTGGTACTTGGGATTGTGGTGGATGATGCCATTGTTGTGGGGGAAAATGTGTATGAATACCGTCAAAAAGGGTTGAGCCCCATGAAAGCCGCCATTGCCGGGACCAAAGATGTCTCATTACCCGTTATTTTTAGTATCATCACTACCATCATTGCCTTTGTTCCCCTGCTCTTCATGCCCGGAGAAACTGGAAAGTTCTGGCAGCCCTTGCCCGCTGTGGTCATTGTTATTTTGGCTGTTTCCCTGCTTGAAGCTTTGTTCATACTCCCTTCACACTTGGGCCATTTAAAAGAGAAGAAAAACAAAAATAAGTGGGTGTTGAAATTGGAAGGGTGGCAACGAAATTTTGCAAAGAGCTTTGACAATTTCATAGAGAAACGATACCGTCCCTTGTTGGATATCTGCTTAAAACATCGATACATTACGCTGAGCATCGCCGTGACTTTGTTATTGATTGTAGGTGGCTACGGTTACAGTGGTCACATGGGTATGATCATGATGCCTGAGGTTGCCGCCGATGAAATTGAAGCTGGTGTTCGATTGCCCGTTGGCACCACCCCAGACCAAGCCGCTAAGGTTGCTCATGACATTTCGGAAGCCACGCAACGTATGTTCGAGGAGCATAATCTTTATGAAGTTGCCGAAGGCATCAAAACCAACGTTCGGGGACAGAATTTTATCGATGTTGAAATCGTGATGCTTCCCCCAGATCAAAGAAATATTACCGCCGGTGAGGTCATTGCCCTTTGGCGGGACAATATTGGGGATATTGAAGGTGTGGACCAAATCACCTTTGAAGCTGAACGAGGTCCCGGCGGAGCCCGTCAGGCCATCAGCATCGACCTTAGCCATTCTAACATTGATGTGTTGGAGGAAGCCAGTACAGCATTTGTAAACCGGATGCAGGCTTTTTCCAATACCCGTGATGTAACCGATAATTACAACAAAGGAAAAACACAATTCAATTTTAAGCTGTTGCCCCAAGGAAGGAATCTTGGGCTTACTTCGGATGAAGTTGGAAGACAGGTCAGGGATGCCTTCTTTGGTGCTCTGGCCATGCGGCAATTGCGTGGGATGGACGAAATTGAAGTTCGGGTGAAGCTGCCCTTGCACGAACGAAAAGACATCAAAAATCTGGAAAAATTTTTACTTCGAACACCAGATGGGGTCGAAGTCCCATTATTTGATGTTGTAGAAATTGAACAACAGGAAGCGTTCACCAACATCAACCGCCGCGATGGCCGAAGAGTGGTCAATGTGGGTATGGATGTGGAACCTGCCAATTCTGTGGGAAGGGTCATAGCCAAGGTTCAAGAAGAAACGTTGCCCCAGCTTCGGGCCGATTTTCCCGGAATAACTTGGAGTTTTGAGGGTAGCCAAGCCGACATGCGTGAAAGTACGAGTGTTCTTCGGGCTGGATTTGCCATTGCAATGCTCCTGATCTATGCACTGCTTGCCATTGCCTTCAGTAGTTATTCGCAACCCTTGATCGTTATGTTCGCCATCCCATTCGGAATTGTTGGGGCCGTTATTGGTCATATTTTGTTGGGATACGATCTATCACTGGTAAGTTTAATGGGAGTAATCGCCTTATCCGGGGTTGTTGTCAACGACTCTCTTATTATGATAGACTATGCCAACAAACGTAGAAAAGAAGGTGACCCCATCTACAAATCCATCCACGAAGCAGGTCTGCGAAGGTTTCGACCCATTATCTTGACCACAATGACCACTTTTGGTGGACTCGCTCCCATTATCTTGGAAACATCAAGCCAGGCTTTCTATCTAATTCCCATGGCCATCTCTTTGGGGTTCGGGATTGTTTTTGCCACCACCATCATATTGGTTATTGTACCCTGTCTGTATTTAATTTTGGAAGACTTGAGACTTTTAATCGCCAAAGGGCGAACCGTTAAGGAAGTCAATGTAACTGACATCCCCATTCCTTCAGATAAATAATTTGATGCACATTACGCAGGTATGGAGGAAGGGTAATATAATATCAATTCCATTTATTGGCAGCCTCATGGAAAAATAGGGCATTATTGGTTTTTATGAGTTCAGTTTCAAAAATCTTGAACAGTTTTACCATTTTTCCGAAAAGCCTCTAAAAATAAAGGAAGCCCGTAATTTATAGTGCCTTATTGACTATCTTATGTAGCTTTAAGTCAGAATTACCAACTATGAAACCTAAATTTCCCCTGATTCCCCTTTTCTTATTTCTTTTTTTGACCTCTTTTGCCCAAACCGACCCAACCGTCTTCAATGATTTGGAATTCCGTTTTATCGGTCCCGAAGGCAATCGCGCCATTGCCATTGCAGGTGTACCCGGTGACCCAATGATCAATTACATCGGAGCTGCCTCCGGTGGGCTCTGGAAAACTACTGACGGAGGTATCAACTGGGAGCCCATTTTTGATGACCAAGACGTTTCTTCCATCGGGTCATTGGCCATTGCTCCCTCAAATCCAGATATTGTTTGGGCGGGAACAGGAGAAACCTTTGTCATTCGTCCTGCCCATGCTATGGGTGATGGTATTTACAAATCTGAAGATGCCGGAAAGACCTGGAAAAAAATGGGATTGGAAAAAACAGGGCGTATCGGGCGGGTAATCGTACACCCTACCAATCCTGATATTGTATATGCCGCAGCATTGGGCCATACCTATGGACCGCAGCAAGACCGTGGCGTCTTCAAAACCACTGATGGTGGAAAAACCTGGAAAAAAATATTTTTTGTGGATGAAAACACGGGTGCGGCAGAATTGGCCATCGACCCAAAAAACCCAGACCGACTTTTAGTGGGGATGTGGTCCATACACATCAATACATGGGGATTGAACAGTGGCGGCCCCGGCGGAGGAGTTTATCGCACCACAGATGGCGGTGAAACTTGGGAATCCCTATCCAAATATGGTTTGCCCGGAGGAAAAGATAATCCTGTTGGTAAAACGGCAGTGGCGATTGCCCCGTCCCAGCCCAATGTGGTATACGCACTTTTTGAAATTGACAGCCCTGCCCTTTATCGCTCCGAGGATTTTGGAAATACATGGACACTTCAAACCCGTAACCATGACATTGCGGAACGGGCTCCGTATTACACCCGAATGGCTGTTTCTCCTGCCAATCCTGACGAACTTTATTTTGCCAGTGTAAAATTCAGTACTTCCAAGGATGGCGGAAAAACCATATCCGGAGGATATGCTGCCGGTGGTGACAATCATGATATTTGGTTGGACCCCATCAATGCAGACCGTATGATGGTGGCCCATGATGGATGTGCCAGTATCACCTTGAATCATGGTGAAAGTTTTCAACGAGTGGTCCTTCCCATTGCGCAAATGTATCACGCCGCAGTGGATGACCAAATACCCTATAACGTTTATGGAAACCGTCAAGATGGGTATTCCTATAAAGGTCCCAGCAATAGTTTGCAAGGTTATATTCCTCTGGGTCTATGGGAAGGTGTAGGTGGATGTGAGAGTGGATTCGCACAACCGGACCCTTTTGATAATGATATTGTCTGGTCTGGTTGTTACGACGGTGGTTTGCAACGTTACAATGCCAGAACCGGTCATGCCCAGGACGTTCGGGTTTGGCCTGAAGCTGGGTACGGATGGGAACCCGGTAAGCTCAAATACCGCTGGCACTGGAACTTTCCTTTGGCGTTTTCGCCCCATACCCGTCACCGTGTATATGTAGGAAGTCAATTTGTACACATAAGTGATGATAATGGACAAAGTTGGCAGGTCATTAGTCCCGATTTGACCTTAAACGTCAAATCGCATCAAAAAAGTTCTGGTGGAATTGCAACAGATAACTTAATGACCTTTGATGGAGCGACACTGTTTAGCATTGTGGAATCCAAATTGGAACCGGGCCTTATCTGGACTGGAAGTAATGATGGGCAAGTAAATTTGACACGGGACGGCGGTGAGACCTGGACCAATGTGACCCAAAACATTACCGGTTTACCTAAATGGGGCACAGTGACCAATATTGAGGTGTCCCACTTTACAAAAGGTACAGTTTACATCGCCGTAGATCTTCATCAGATGGGTGATTTTGATCCTTATATTTATAAGACTTCGGATTATGGCCAAAGCTGGAAATTGGTGAGCGGCAACGTTCCAAAATCCGTGCACAGTTTTGCACACGTCATTAAAGAGGACCCAAAAAGGGAGGGCATGCTCTACCTTGGGGTCGACAATGGAATCTACATCAGCACCAATGATGGAGCAAGTTGGATGCGTTTGCGAAACAACCTTCCCCCTGCCCCAGTCTATTGGTTGGAAATCCAAGAACGTTTTGATGATTTGGTAGTGGGAACCTATGGAAGGGGCTACTACATTTTGGACAATATTGCACCGTTGCGGGAATACGACATGGATGCCAAGGGCAAGGACGCTCATTTGTTCAGTTTGCGCCAAGCCTACCGCTTTCAAGATAAACAGAGTATAAAAACGGATGGACCCAGTCTGAATGCTGGTACAAATCCAGCCTACGGTGCTGATATCAACTATTATTTGGCAGATGATGACCATGAGAAGGTTGAAATTCAGATTCTATCCGAAACCGATGACCTTATCAGGACGCTGGAAGGAAAGAAAGAGGCTGGCGTGAACCGCGTCATGTGGGACCTAAGATATGAACCCACCTATAAACCCAAACTGCAGTCAACACCTCCTGGAAGACCATGGGTGCAGCTCAACGGAGAAGGGTGGCGACCCTTAGTGACCTGGGACTTGGATTTGATGCGCGGACAATATGGGCCAAAAACGGTTCCCGGTGTTTACAAAGTCAAATTGATTGTAGATGACAAGGAATACATTCGAGAAGTGGAAGTATTAAAAGACCCGTCTACCGAAGGTAGTCTGGAAGATATTGAAAAACAAGTGGCCTTTTCGTTGGAACTGCGCGATGCTATGAATCTTGCTGTGACCATGATCAATGATATTGAAACGATACGTGCCGAGTTGAACGAGGTTATCCCTCAATTAAAAAATAAGGCTGATTCAAAAAAAGCAGAAGAGCTTCGGGTTTTGGCAGAGTCGATAGCGGGCACATTGTACGACATTCATTTAACAGGTGCCCGCGAAGATGCCTTTAGGTCCCCCATGAAACTTTACGGCCGATTGAGCTCATTGGCGAGTGATATTACGGGATACGGCGTAGATTTTAAACCCACGGACCAACAAGAAGATGTATATTCAATTTTCAACAAAAGGTTAAAAGATGTTGATGCCAGATTCAAGAGGTTCATGAACGTGGAAATCAAGACCTTTAACGACCAGTTGAAGAAAAGTGAGCTTCAAATCCTTTTGGATAAGAAAATAAAGTCATAAAATACAGTATGGGTTGAGAATAAAAAAGGATGGCCAAAAGCCATCCTTTTTTTACTAACTCAAACAAATCAATAACAAAATCCTTTTGGATTTTACTCAAATTCCATAACATATTGCTTAAACTCCGAGGAATTGAACATGCCAT
Encoded here:
- a CDS encoding efflux RND transporter permease subunit; translated protein: MKEENKDNKKSPRKEGAIAYMARNSIATNLLMLLLIGGGLFTMYTIQKEVFPEFQLDFVEVSVAYPGASPAEVEQGVLQPVEEAVRGVQGIKEIVSQANEGSGEVSIELVAGTERMKAFQDIDQAINRIRTFPDDIERPEVSLRSRQRDVLQIGIYGDADIWTLRQIAERLRTILLSNPEITQVELNNVPDFETRVEIPRNNLQKYNLTLGQVADIIQQSSNDVPAGAVQTQSGEILLRMQERKQWAEEFGNITIVSSPSGAKVYLKDIATITDGFEETGFHGQFNQSNYVELQIFRIGDQSPLEIAKVVENILKDYQLPPGINFRTDSNRAADYQERLSLLTENGILAIVIVLIILTLFLEYRLAFWVMIGMTISFIGGMIILPLIGVSVNMISMFGFLVVLGIVVDDAIVVGENVYEYRQKGLSPMKAAIAGTKDVSLPVIFSIITTIIAFVPLLFMPGETGKFWQPLPAVVIVILAVSLLEALFILPSHLGHLKEKKNKNKWVLKLEGWQRNFAKSFDNFIEKRYRPLLDICLKHRYITLSIAVTLLLIVGGYGYSGHMGMIMMPEVAADEIEAGVRLPVGTTPDQAAKVAHDISEATQRMFEEHNLYEVAEGIKTNVRGQNFIDVEIVMLPPDQRNITAGEVIALWRDNIGDIEGVDQITFEAERGPGGARQAISIDLSHSNIDVLEEASTAFVNRMQAFSNTRDVTDNYNKGKTQFNFKLLPQGRNLGLTSDEVGRQVRDAFFGALAMRQLRGMDEIEVRVKLPLHERKDIKNLEKFLLRTPDGVEVPLFDVVEIEQQEAFTNINRRDGRRVVNVGMDVEPANSVGRVIAKVQEETLPQLRADFPGITWSFEGSQADMRESTSVLRAGFAIAMLLIYALLAIAFSSYSQPLIVMFAIPFGIVGAVIGHILLGYDLSLVSLMGVIALSGVVVNDSLIMIDYANKRRKEGDPIYKSIHEAGLRRFRPIILTTMTTFGGLAPIILETSSQAFYLIPMAISLGFGIVFATTIILVIVPCLYLILEDLRLLIAKGRTVKEVNVTDIPIPSDK
- a CDS encoding glycosyl hydrolase, which translates into the protein MKPKFPLIPLFLFLFLTSFAQTDPTVFNDLEFRFIGPEGNRAIAIAGVPGDPMINYIGAASGGLWKTTDGGINWEPIFDDQDVSSIGSLAIAPSNPDIVWAGTGETFVIRPAHAMGDGIYKSEDAGKTWKKMGLEKTGRIGRVIVHPTNPDIVYAAALGHTYGPQQDRGVFKTTDGGKTWKKIFFVDENTGAAELAIDPKNPDRLLVGMWSIHINTWGLNSGGPGGGVYRTTDGGETWESLSKYGLPGGKDNPVGKTAVAIAPSQPNVVYALFEIDSPALYRSEDFGNTWTLQTRNHDIAERAPYYTRMAVSPANPDELYFASVKFSTSKDGGKTISGGYAAGGDNHDIWLDPINADRMMVAHDGCASITLNHGESFQRVVLPIAQMYHAAVDDQIPYNVYGNRQDGYSYKGPSNSLQGYIPLGLWEGVGGCESGFAQPDPFDNDIVWSGCYDGGLQRYNARTGHAQDVRVWPEAGYGWEPGKLKYRWHWNFPLAFSPHTRHRVYVGSQFVHISDDNGQSWQVISPDLTLNVKSHQKSSGGIATDNLMTFDGATLFSIVESKLEPGLIWTGSNDGQVNLTRDGGETWTNVTQNITGLPKWGTVTNIEVSHFTKGTVYIAVDLHQMGDFDPYIYKTSDYGQSWKLVSGNVPKSVHSFAHVIKEDPKREGMLYLGVDNGIYISTNDGASWMRLRNNLPPAPVYWLEIQERFDDLVVGTYGRGYYILDNIAPLREYDMDAKGKDAHLFSLRQAYRFQDKQSIKTDGPSLNAGTNPAYGADINYYLADDDHEKVEIQILSETDDLIRTLEGKKEAGVNRVMWDLRYEPTYKPKLQSTPPGRPWVQLNGEGWRPLVTWDLDLMRGQYGPKTVPGVYKVKLIVDDKEYIREVEVLKDPSTEGSLEDIEKQVAFSLELRDAMNLAVTMINDIETIRAELNEVIPQLKNKADSKKAEELRVLAESIAGTLYDIHLTGAREDAFRSPMKLYGRLSSLASDITGYGVDFKPTDQQEDVYSIFNKRLKDVDARFKRFMNVEIKTFNDQLKKSELQILLDKKIKS